Proteins from one Mycolicibacter virginiensis genomic window:
- a CDS encoding glutamate-5-semialdehyde dehydrogenase encodes MSVPVLPDLRQEVHDAARRARVASRSLTALSTAAKNSALNAAADALLAHADDILAANDRDVAAARDAGTPEAILDRLALTKSRVDGIAAGLRQVAGLPDPVGEVLRGYTLPNGLLLRQQRVPLGVVGMVYEGRPNVTVDAFGLTLKSGNAALLRGSSSAAHSNQALVDVLRGALEAEDLPADAVQLLSSADRATVTHLIQARGLVDVVIPRGGAGLIEAVVRDALVPTIETGVGNCHVYVHEAADLDIAEQVLLNSKTRRPSVCNAAETLLIDKAIAASAVPRLVDALTAAGVAVHGDAEDAAAEDHLRREYLAMDIALSVVDGLEDAIDHINEYGTGHTEAIVTTNMAAAQRFSEQVDAAAVMVNASTAFTDGEQFGFGAEIGISTQKLHARGPMGLPELTSTKWIVWGDGHTRPV; translated from the coding sequence ATGAGCGTCCCCGTGCTTCCCGACCTGCGCCAAGAGGTCCACGACGCCGCCCGCCGCGCGAGGGTCGCCTCGCGTTCCCTGACGGCGCTGTCCACCGCGGCCAAGAACAGTGCGCTGAATGCCGCAGCCGATGCGCTGCTGGCCCACGCCGACGACATCTTGGCCGCTAATGACCGTGATGTTGCCGCTGCCCGTGACGCCGGCACGCCCGAGGCCATCTTGGACCGGCTGGCGCTGACCAAGTCTCGGGTTGACGGCATCGCCGCCGGACTGCGTCAGGTCGCCGGGCTGCCCGACCCGGTCGGTGAGGTACTGCGCGGCTACACCCTGCCCAACGGACTGCTGCTGCGTCAGCAGCGCGTCCCGCTGGGCGTGGTGGGCATGGTCTACGAGGGCCGGCCCAACGTCACCGTCGACGCATTCGGGCTGACGCTGAAGTCCGGCAACGCCGCGCTGCTGCGCGGCAGTTCGTCGGCGGCGCACTCCAACCAGGCCCTGGTCGACGTGCTGCGCGGCGCTCTGGAGGCTGAAGACCTGCCCGCCGACGCGGTGCAGCTGCTGTCGTCGGCCGATCGCGCCACCGTCACCCACTTGATCCAGGCCCGCGGACTCGTCGACGTGGTGATCCCGCGCGGCGGGGCCGGGCTGATCGAAGCCGTGGTGCGCGACGCGTTGGTGCCCACCATCGAGACCGGTGTCGGCAACTGCCACGTCTACGTCCATGAGGCCGCCGACCTCGACATCGCCGAGCAGGTGCTGTTGAACTCCAAGACCCGTCGGCCCAGTGTCTGCAATGCCGCTGAGACCCTGCTGATCGACAAGGCGATCGCCGCATCCGCAGTGCCTCGGCTGGTGGACGCGTTGACCGCGGCCGGAGTAGCGGTGCACGGTGACGCCGAGGACGCCGCTGCCGAGGACCACCTGCGTCGCGAATACCTGGCGATGGACATCGCGCTGTCGGTGGTCGACGGGCTCGAAGACGCGATCGACCACATCAACGAATACGGCACCGGCCACACCGAGGCCATCGTCACCACCAACATGGCGGCCGCCCAGCGATTCAGCGAGCAGGTCGACGCCGCGGCGGTGATGGTCAACGCTTCCACGGCGTTCACCGACGGCGAGCAGTTCGGCTTTGGTGCCGAGATCGGCATCTCCACCCAGAAACTGCACGCCCGGGGGCCGATGGGGCTGCCGGAGCTGACGTCGACCAAATGGATCGTGTGGGGTGACGGCCACACCCGTCCCGTCTAA
- a CDS encoding AAA family ATPase, with amino-acid sequence MEKPAVPATPARQAPLFSDIDDVARRLAETGYLADTATTTAVFLADRLGKPLLVEGPAGVGKTELARAVAAATGSGLVRLQCYEGVDEARALYEWNHAKQILRIQSGTNGGDWDATKMDVFSEEFLLSRPLLTAIRRTDPTVLLIDETDKADIEIEGLLLEVLSDFAVTVPELGTITATRTPFTVLTSNATRELSEALKRRCLFLHIDFPDPDLERRILLSRVPELPEHLAAELVRIIAVLRGMQLKKLPSVAETIDWGRTILALGMDTIDDATVAATLGVVLKHQSDQVRASGELRLN; translated from the coding sequence ATGGAAAAGCCCGCCGTTCCCGCCACCCCGGCCCGCCAAGCGCCGCTGTTTTCCGATATCGACGACGTCGCCCGGCGGCTGGCCGAGACGGGGTACCTGGCCGACACCGCCACCACCACGGCGGTGTTCCTGGCCGACCGGCTGGGCAAACCGCTGCTGGTGGAGGGTCCGGCCGGGGTCGGCAAGACCGAACTGGCCCGCGCGGTGGCCGCGGCCACCGGTTCCGGGCTGGTGCGGTTGCAGTGCTACGAGGGTGTTGACGAGGCCCGGGCGTTGTATGAGTGGAACCACGCCAAGCAGATTCTGCGCATTCAGTCGGGAACCAACGGCGGCGACTGGGACGCCACCAAGATGGACGTGTTCTCCGAGGAGTTCCTGCTGTCGCGTCCGCTGCTGACCGCGATCCGGCGCACCGATCCGACGGTGCTGCTGATCGACGAGACCGACAAGGCCGACATCGAGATCGAGGGTCTGCTGTTGGAGGTGCTCTCCGACTTCGCGGTCACCGTCCCGGAACTGGGCACGATCACCGCAACGCGCACCCCGTTCACGGTGTTGACCTCCAACGCCACCCGGGAACTGTCCGAGGCACTCAAGCGCCGCTGCCTGTTCCTGCACATCGACTTCCCCGACCCGGACTTGGAGCGCCGCATTCTGCTGTCGCGGGTACCCGAGTTGCCGGAGCATCTGGCCGCCGAGCTGGTGCGCATCATCGCGGTGCTGCGCGGCATGCAGCTCAAGAAACTTCCGTCGGTGGCCGAGACCATCGACTGGGGCCGCACCATCTTGGCCCTGGGCATGGACACCATCGACGATGCCACCGTCGCTGCCACCCTGGGGGTCGTGCTCAAGCACCAATCCGATCAGGTGCGGGCATCCGGAGAGCTGCGACTGAATTAA